The stretch of DNA GATACGTACCGGTTCGATTTGATGAATGCGCCTGAAGGAGGAGTAGTTGCAACTGTAGAATTGCCCTACCAGAAGTGAAATGCTTGTTCGAAATTCGTCCTTCATGAAGCGCTGGTTTCCCTGGATTGTTGCCGCAATAGTTGTAACGCTGCTGGCTGTACTGTTCGGCTATCAAGGATATTTTCAATCGCTTCACGATGACAAAGACCCCATCAGTCTCCAGGAATCCATCACCTGGCAAATGCAGTGGTGGTATATATGGCTCTGTTTGGCGCCGCTGATTCTGCTTCTCGCAAAAAAATTTCCTGTTGCGCGTCCCGGTGGACCCCGAAACCTTGCGATTCACATCCCCGCCGCAGTGGGTCTATCACTGGCGCACACGACAACTCAAACATTTCTGAACTGGTGCGTGGCCACCGTGGCAGGAAAAGGAGAAGCTTTCTGGGGATTGGTAATGAAGATCGGGATTTCCGAACAACTCCAGCTTGGCTTCTTTTTCTATTCAGTCATTGTTGCGATCGCTTCCGCATTGAATTACTACAGGATTTACGAACAAGAGGAGTTAAAGGCTTCCATATTGGAAGCGGAGGTCTCTCAAACACAGTTCCAGGCAATGAAAATGCAGGTTTATCCGCATTTTCTATTCAACACGCTAACGGAAATTACCAGGTTAATGAAAGAAGATGTTGATGAAGCGGACCGGATGATCGCCAGACTGGGAGATTTTTTGCGTTTATCCATGGAGAACCTCGGAACACAGGTAGTTGCATTGCAGAGAGAGTTGAATTTCTTGAAGTGTTATTTGGAAATTGAAAGGATCCGGACACAAAATCGTTTGAGCTTCGATCTGGATGTTGATCTGGACTCCATGGACGCACAAGTTCCGAATCTTTTGCTGCAGCCTTTAATTGAATCTGCGGTCACTCAAATGCGCGATCTACCGGCCCATGTTCAAATATCGGCTCGCAGGGAGAACGGACATTTGCGTGTTCAGATCACGGACAATTGCCGGGATTATCTTTCCGGAGCGGAAAGTGAACCCCTCACTGAGATGAGGGACAGACTACGCCAGATCTATGGAGAGGCATTCTACCTCGATACCGCCAGAAGTCCCGATGGCCGAAATGCAGTGACTCTCGAAATTCCTGTCTGAAAAGTAGCGACTAAATAAAGTCGCTACTACAAACTATTTCTCGAAGTGAATTCTGATTGATCCCTTTTCTATCGAAAAAACGGAATCGTGCAATTTTGCCAGTCTTTCACATTGGGCAAGATCACGAACAGTTACCGGCTTCCCCATATCAAGGATTGCTTCCTTGAGAGTCGGATTTTGTTCAACCGGTGCTTTTGGGCTCGCGTGGTCCGTGATTACTACAGGTCGAACAATGATGCACCCACAGGGTGTCTGTTTATCACTCACAACTGTGACGGGAATCGGACCGCTGAGTGGCTTTTCCTCAGGAAATTGCGATCGCAAAGTAAAGAGCGCATAGATCGCCGCCAGAACCGCTATCAAACGAACAAGAAGCCCAAAAGACCGTCGATTCATAAAAATCTGCAGGATTTAGCAACTTTTGGATGCTTTAAACGATAATACTGAATGAGAGGTTGAAATGAAAGTTGTAAATCGAGCAAATTTGGCAACCGAGTTTTTTGAACCAATCGCTCAAGAATTACAATACCACCGTTCACTCCTGGACATCCTGAA from bacterium encodes:
- a CDS encoding histidine kinase encodes the protein MKRWFPWIVAAIVVTLLAVLFGYQGYFQSLHDDKDPISLQESITWQMQWWYIWLCLAPLILLLAKKFPVARPGGPRNLAIHIPAAVGLSLAHTTTQTFLNWCVATVAGKGEAFWGLVMKIGISEQLQLGFFFYSVIVAIASALNYYRIYEQEELKASILEAEVSQTQFQAMKMQVYPHFLFNTLTEITRLMKEDVDEADRMIARLGDFLRLSMENLGTQVVALQRELNFLKCYLEIERIRTQNRLSFDLDVDLDSMDAQVPNLLLQPLIESAVTQMRDLPAHVQISARRENGHLRVQITDNCRDYLSGAESEPLTEMRDRLRQIYGEAFYLDTARSPDGRNAVTLEIPV